In one Bacteroidota bacterium genomic region, the following are encoded:
- the rocD gene encoding ornithine--oxo-acid transaminase, which yields MRFDPTTISTQQAIELEEKHGAHNYHPIPVVITRGEGVYVWDVEGNRYYDFLAAYSAVNQGHCHPRILQAMIDQASRLTLTSRAFHNDILGEYEAFMTKLFGYDKLFPMNTGVEGGETAIKLTRRWAYDVKGIEKNKAKILFAEGNFWGRTLSAISTSTDPSSYEGFGPYMPGFEVIPYNNIPALEKALEDPNVAGFMVEPIQGEAGVVIPDEGYLQKVAALCKSKRVLFIADEVQTGIARTGKMLACDHEGVRPDILILGKALSGGMLPVSAVLADDEIMLTIKPGEHGSTYGGNPLACKVAMEAMQVVLDEELADNSMRLGKILRDELKNIQTDLITTVRGKGLFNAIVIRETDKINAWDICLKLKENGLLAKPTHGHIIRFAPPLVITEGQLRECAEIIKRTIEGL from the coding sequence ATGCGATTCGACCCCACTACTATCAGCACCCAGCAAGCCATTGAACTCGAAGAAAAACACGGTGCACATAACTACCACCCCATTCCCGTCGTCATCACCCGCGGAGAAGGTGTCTATGTCTGGGATGTAGAAGGCAACCGCTACTATGATTTTCTCGCCGCCTATTCAGCCGTCAATCAGGGACATTGTCACCCGCGCATTCTTCAGGCCATGATCGACCAGGCCTCACGCCTCACCCTCACCTCCCGAGCCTTCCACAACGACATTTTGGGCGAATACGAAGCCTTCATGACCAAATTATTTGGTTACGATAAACTATTCCCCATGAACACCGGCGTTGAAGGAGGAGAAACCGCCATCAAACTCACCCGCAGATGGGCCTATGATGTGAAAGGCATCGAGAAAAACAAAGCCAAAATCCTCTTTGCCGAAGGTAATTTCTGGGGAAGAACGTTATCTGCCATCTCCACTTCCACCGACCCTTCCAGCTACGAAGGCTTTGGACCCTATATGCCGGGCTTTGAAGTCATCCCTTACAACAATATTCCGGCACTCGAGAAAGCCCTGGAAGACCCCAACGTAGCAGGTTTCATGGTAGAGCCCATACAGGGAGAAGCGGGTGTGGTTATTCCGGATGAAGGGTATTTGCAGAAGGTAGCGGCATTGTGCAAGTCTAAAAGAGTATTATTCATTGCCGATGAAGTCCAGACCGGCATCGCCCGCACCGGCAAAATGCTCGCCTGCGACCATGAGGGTGTACGACCGGATATCTTAATTTTAGGAAAAGCCCTTTCGGGAGGAATGTTACCCGTGTCTGCTGTCCTGGCCGATGATGAAATCATGCTCACCATCAAACCCGGCGAACACGGCTCTACCTACGGCGGCAATCCACTCGCCTGCAAAGTAGCCATGGAAGCCATGCAAGTTGTCCTCGACGAAGAACTCGCCGACAACTCCATGCGCCTCGGTAAAATCCTCCGCGACGAACTAAAAAACATTCAAACCGACCTCATCACCACCGTCCGCGGCAAGGGACTTTTCAACGCCATCGTCATCCGGGAAACCGATAAAATCAACGCCTGGGATATCTGCCTCAAACTAAAAGAAAACGGCTTACTTGCGAAACCTACACATGGACATATTATCCGCTTTGCTCCGCCGTTGGTGATTACGGAGGGGCAGTTGAGGGAGTGTGCGGAGATAATAAAGAGGACGATTGAGGGGTTGTAG
- a CDS encoding gliding motility-associated C-terminal domain-containing protein — translation MKRWPILFLLLLSGFTSRAYHIAGGDLTTQWLGGNSFKVTLTLYRDCSNPSAANFDPTIIIAAYTMNGSVLQDSFHVNLSTVVPLELAGAGCIPPPAVCMEKGDYIRTIQLPPSSGGFYLVWERCCRNSTVTNLNNPDRTGMTFYHEMANPVLNNSSPVFNSAPLPYTCAGQFFRFNFDATDADGDSLVYSLSDPIAGGYSSNQNPNPFSATNSQGGGNLAPEPLPYQNAVWEFGYSLANICGGTVPLTINPATGLVEGIPDDPGFYAMAVTIEEYRNGILIGRVRREIEFTVIICDDNAAPNLSANVANYNYEIYATDTLNFEVKARDPDGDSIFLVHTGEVFSQSPAAGLSAPYAISSDTVGVDSVSVNFYWETTCNQARDSVYKVVYEIKDNGCPIPLLSLGKVFIRVKPVPIIEKPNLLCLGLENDLVHVYKNPQPEILDRYFLHYKLYRSVNGGPYQVIQNEEDPAKFILTDSSAADPFSNDYCYYISGVNTCGEEGIVSDTLCSITQVNTTVNYIEVVSVKDENTVSLRWEDFPDGQYGTYIIERRNNEPGSLFSEIARLSGKKDYEWEDAQTFTDKQSYCYRMKNINFCENESEYSKEACTILLSGEAKPFYNNLSWTPYSEWRGGVQSYLLERSGLATNTPFGPIVQLSAQGLAFEDREIPLSGGVFNYRVHAFEGSGGSNAESFSNEVELVQSPLLYVPNAFSPNEDANNNTWGPAFAYVKNLEIQVFNRWGQRVFYTNTFEQTWGWQIQRQ, via the coding sequence ATGAAACGCTGGCCCATTTTATTCTTGTTGCTTTTATCGGGTTTTACTTCCCGGGCCTATCATATCGCGGGAGGTGATTTAACGACACAATGGTTAGGTGGAAATTCCTTTAAGGTGACGCTGACCCTCTACAGAGATTGCTCCAACCCCAGCGCGGCGAATTTTGATCCTACGATTATCATTGCTGCCTATACGATGAATGGCAGTGTGCTGCAGGATTCGTTTCATGTGAATCTCTCTACTGTAGTACCTTTGGAATTAGCGGGAGCGGGATGTATTCCTCCTCCGGCCGTTTGTATGGAAAAGGGAGATTATATCCGCACGATTCAGTTGCCCCCTTCTTCCGGAGGATTTTATCTGGTATGGGAACGTTGTTGTAGAAACAGCACCGTGACGAATCTCAATAATCCGGATCGTACCGGGATGACTTTTTATCATGAGATGGCCAATCCGGTATTGAATAATTCCAGTCCGGTGTTTAACAGTGCCCCTCTCCCCTACACCTGCGCCGGACAATTTTTCCGTTTCAACTTCGACGCCACCGATGCCGATGGAGATTCACTGGTGTACAGCCTCAGCGATCCGATTGCAGGAGGCTATTCCTCGAACCAGAATCCCAACCCCTTTAGCGCGACCAACTCACAGGGAGGAGGAAATCTGGCGCCCGAGCCATTGCCCTATCAGAATGCGGTCTGGGAGTTTGGCTATAGCCTGGCCAATATCTGCGGCGGAACGGTCCCGCTGACCATCAATCCCGCCACCGGTCTGGTAGAAGGTATTCCCGATGACCCCGGATTTTACGCCATGGCGGTGACGATTGAAGAATATAGAAACGGAATCCTCATCGGACGTGTGCGCCGCGAAATAGAATTTACGGTGATCATTTGTGATGACAATGCCGCGCCCAACCTCTCTGCCAATGTGGCGAATTATAATTATGAAATTTATGCCACCGATACCTTGAACTTTGAAGTGAAGGCCAGAGATCCGGATGGCGATTCCATTTTTCTTGTGCATACCGGAGAGGTGTTTAGTCAATCCCCTGCGGCCGGACTTTCTGCGCCCTATGCCATCTCCTCCGACACGGTGGGTGTGGATTCGGTTAGCGTGAATTTCTACTGGGAAACCACCTGCAACCAGGCGCGCGATTCGGTGTATAAAGTGGTGTATGAAATTAAAGATAACGGCTGTCCGATACCGTTACTATCTCTGGGGAAAGTATTTATCCGCGTGAAGCCGGTGCCCATCATTGAGAAGCCGAACTTACTCTGCCTGGGACTTGAAAATGATCTGGTGCATGTCTATAAAAATCCCCAGCCGGAAATTCTCGACCGGTATTTTCTGCATTATAAACTTTACCGGAGTGTGAATGGCGGCCCCTATCAGGTCATTCAAAACGAAGAAGACCCTGCCAAATTCATCCTTACCGATTCATCGGCTGCTGATCCCTTTTCCAACGATTATTGCTATTATATTTCCGGCGTGAACACCTGTGGTGAAGAAGGAATTGTATCCGACACTTTATGTTCCATTACACAAGTCAACACCACGGTCAATTACATCGAAGTCGTTTCCGTAAAAGATGAAAATACCGTTTCGCTGCGCTGGGAAGATTTTCCGGATGGACAATACGGCACCTATATCATCGAGCGCCGTAACAATGAACCCGGCAGCCTCTTCTCTGAAATTGCCCGACTCAGCGGCAAAAAAGATTACGAATGGGAAGATGCACAAACCTTCACCGATAAGCAGAGTTATTGTTACCGGATGAAGAACATCAACTTCTGCGAAAACGAAAGTGAATACAGCAAGGAAGCCTGCACCATCCTGCTCAGCGGAGAAGCAAAGCCCTTCTACAATAACCTCTCCTGGACACCCTACAGCGAATGGCGCGGCGGCGTTCAATCGTACCTGCTCGAGCGCTCCGGCCTCGCCACCAACACCCCCTTCGGACCCATCGTCCAGCTTTCCGCCCAGGGACTCGCCTTTGAAGACCGGGAAATCCCCCTCTCCGGAGGCGTATTCAATTACAGAGTGCATGCTTTTGAAGGATCAGGAGGAAGCAATGCCGAGAGTTTCTCCAACGAAGTAGAACTCGTACAATCGCCCTTGCTCTACGTTCCCAATGCCTTTAGTCCGAACGAAGATGCCAACAACAACACCTGGGGCCCCGCCTTCGCCTACGTAAAAAACCTCGAAATCCAGGTCTTCAACCGCTGGGGCCAACGCGTTTTCTACACCAACACCTTCGAACAAACCTGGGGATGGCAAATACAACGGCAATGA
- the rlmD gene encoding 23S rRNA (uracil(1939)-C(5))-methyltransferase RlmD: MAEEGRAIAKWEGLVIFIEKVVPGDIVDVRIRKKHSSYLEGEMVELRKPSPLRIDPFCQHFGTCGGCKWQYLDYESQLKYKQKQVMETLIRIGKIPNPNVMAILGSANTRYYRNKLDYTFADKKWLTREEYAEREEAGGPALGFHIPGKFDKVLDIETCYLQPDPSNAIRLAVRKYCLEHEIPFMNLRHKAGMMRGLIIRNTLAGGLMVIVMVYENDQEVLEGLLRHLETTFPQITSLLYIVNPKGNDTFHDLEVKTWSGLPYITEEMEGLQFRIGPKSFFQTNSGQTLELYKIARDFAGLQGHEIVYDLYTGTGTIALFISRTVKKVVGIEYVQESIENAKLNAELNGVSNSVFFAGDMKDLLKEELFRQEGHPDVIITDPPRAGMHFDVVEQLLKSNCPKIVYVSCNPATQARDVQMLSEKYDLIKVQPVDMFPHTAHVESVALLELRG, encoded by the coding sequence ATGGCCGAAGAGGGCCGCGCGATTGCCAAATGGGAAGGTTTGGTCATTTTCATTGAAAAAGTAGTGCCGGGCGATATCGTCGATGTCCGGATTCGCAAGAAGCATTCATCGTATCTCGAGGGCGAAATGGTGGAGCTCAGGAAGCCATCTCCCCTGCGCATTGATCCCTTTTGCCAACATTTCGGGACCTGCGGCGGTTGCAAATGGCAGTACCTCGACTATGAAAGTCAGCTGAAATATAAACAAAAGCAAGTCATGGAGACCCTGATTCGCATTGGCAAGATTCCGAATCCGAATGTCATGGCTATCCTCGGTTCGGCCAATACGCGCTACTACCGGAATAAGCTGGATTATACCTTCGCCGATAAGAAATGGCTGACGCGCGAAGAGTATGCAGAAAGGGAGGAAGCCGGTGGTCCCGCGCTGGGTTTTCATATTCCCGGCAAATTCGACAAGGTGCTCGATATCGAAACCTGCTACCTGCAGCCCGATCCCTCCAATGCCATTCGTCTGGCAGTGCGGAAATATTGCCTCGAACATGAAATTCCGTTCATGAATCTGCGTCACAAGGCGGGCATGATGCGCGGACTCATCATCCGCAATACCCTCGCCGGCGGATTGATGGTGATTGTGATGGTGTACGAAAATGATCAGGAAGTACTCGAAGGCTTGCTCAGACATCTGGAGACGACCTTTCCGCAAATCACCTCGCTCTTGTACATCGTGAATCCAAAAGGGAACGATACCTTCCATGATCTCGAAGTGAAAACATGGTCGGGCTTGCCCTATATCACCGAGGAGATGGAAGGGCTGCAGTTTAGGATTGGACCCAAATCATTTTTCCAAACCAACAGCGGTCAGACCTTAGAGCTCTATAAAATTGCCAGAGATTTTGCCGGACTTCAGGGACATGAAATCGTTTACGACCTGTACACCGGCACCGGCACCATTGCCTTATTCATCTCCCGGACTGTTAAAAAAGTAGTGGGGATAGAGTATGTGCAGGAATCCATTGAAAATGCAAAACTGAATGCGGAGTTGAATGGCGTGAGCAATTCGGTTTTCTTCGCGGGAGATATGAAGGATTTGTTAAAGGAAGAGTTGTTCCGGCAGGAAGGGCATCCCGATGTCATCATCACTGATCCTCCCCGTGCAGGGATGCATTTTGATGTGGTGGAGCAACTGCTCAAGAGTAATTGCCCTAAAATTGTATATGTGAGCTGTAACCCCGCCACTCAGGCGCGTGATGTGCAGATGCTGTCAGAGAAATACGATCTGATAAAAGTACAGCCTGTAGATATGTTTCCACATACCGCCCATGTGGAGAGTGTGGCGTTGCTGGAGTTAAGAGGATAG
- a CDS encoding carboxypeptidase regulatory-like domain-containing protein: MKNKILLAFLLLSAINGKLTAQNEFGEIRGKLTDSVNLEPIPFASIIAYMDGTLIAGATTDIEGYFSIKPLQSGSYQIKTSSQGYSSLIINDVKVNSGKMTFLTLKCYSVGITLPGPTISTYTTPLIDPGQISTMQVLGTEEIRSSPYMDVKQLAATTAGVYQEDEGESIYMRGAREDGTAYYIDGIKVIGDFRLPKTAIKEMKVLTGGIPASIGDVTGGVIMITTKGYSKW; this comes from the coding sequence ATGAAAAACAAAATCCTCCTCGCCTTCTTGCTGCTCTCAGCAATCAACGGCAAACTCACTGCACAAAATGAATTTGGAGAAATCAGAGGGAAACTGACCGACAGTGTCAACCTGGAACCGATTCCCTTCGCCAGTATTATTGCTTATATGGACGGCACACTTATAGCCGGAGCAACGACGGATATCGAGGGCTACTTCTCCATCAAACCTCTCCAAAGCGGATCCTATCAGATCAAAACCAGCTCGCAGGGCTACTCCAGCCTTATCATTAACGATGTAAAAGTCAACTCCGGAAAAATGACATTTTTAACGTTAAAGTGTTATTCGGTAGGCATCACTCTCCCCGGACCAACCATTTCCACCTATACTACGCCACTCATCGATCCCGGACAGATCTCCACCATGCAGGTGCTTGGAACGGAAGAAATCCGCAGTTCGCCCTATATGGATGTCAAACAATTGGCAGCGACTACGGCGGGTGTGTATCAGGAAGATGAAGGGGAATCGATTTATATGCGTGGAGCGCGGGAAGATGGAACGGCGTATTATATTGATGGCATCAAAGTCATCGGAGATTTTCGTCTGCCAAAGACTGCTATCAAAGAAATGAAAGTACTAACGGGAGGCATCCCCGCAAGTATCGGTGATGTGACCGGAGGAGTCATAATGATTACAACAAAAGGGTACTCGAAATGGTAA
- a CDS encoding sigma-70 family RNA polymerase sigma factor translates to MWKFFTGKNKHSQKSDEDLLSVYKATGDGEVMGVLYDRYAQLLFGFCMKYLKDEEGSKDVVGQLFAKLFDDLKRFEVQHFKAWVTRVAFNACMSRLESERRNVYVREEFPEVEESAGASEGVPDETEVLEAMKSLKEEQRVCLELFYLNELSYAQVSERTGYQINQVKSFIQNGKRNLELYFRKKHESINK, encoded by the coding sequence ATGTGGAAGTTTTTCACGGGCAAGAATAAGCATAGCCAAAAGAGTGATGAAGACCTCTTGTCAGTGTATAAAGCGACAGGGGATGGAGAAGTCATGGGGGTCTTATACGACCGGTATGCGCAACTGCTGTTCGGCTTTTGTATGAAGTACCTGAAGGATGAGGAGGGAAGTAAGGATGTGGTCGGTCAGTTGTTCGCGAAATTGTTCGATGACCTGAAGCGGTTTGAAGTGCAGCATTTCAAAGCCTGGGTGACACGAGTGGCTTTTAATGCCTGTATGTCCCGCCTGGAAAGCGAACGCAGGAATGTATATGTACGTGAGGAATTCCCTGAAGTAGAAGAAAGTGCCGGTGCATCGGAAGGTGTGCCGGATGAAACGGAAGTCCTGGAAGCGATGAAGAGTTTGAAAGAAGAACAACGGGTTTGTCTCGAATTGTTTTATTTAAATGAATTGTCGTATGCGCAGGTGAGTGAAAGAACGGGATATCAGATAAATCAAGTGAAAAGTTTTATTCAAAATGGTAAGCGGAACCTTGAATTGTATTTCCGCAAAAAACATGAAAGCATCAATAAGTAA
- a CDS encoding tetratricopeptide repeat protein encodes MKASISNMLNRGAGSCPDADALWLYTREKLPHAELRVIEEHLVGCDLCAAAVEGFAGMERPDALKDIAAARPVAVKTNFSSLWTISIVLVVLFIIGWWGSALVDKKEAGDMEKGAVTPSSILVVDSIGAMPDSVVLQVESGEADAVARGEKEPEKIPEQSQRWTEELFAIEKRNIQPANFNKPEYRVSGRPEVPIIYMNNLKVMDFSGKYAIAEQIFEVPQNLHPRFANARESGQESLQADQDTVFYRELLRSALLAFGRDDFNQTIEQLSIILQKYPEDDNALFYSAFSFAQQGNLNKAIGLFKRLTVKKHSAFIEEASFHLAETYRQNGNVKESEVLFKRIAAGEGFYAGQAKLKLAE; translated from the coding sequence ATGAAAGCATCAATAAGTAATATGCTGAATAGAGGCGCCGGGTCCTGTCCGGATGCGGATGCGCTCTGGTTGTATACCAGGGAGAAATTGCCGCATGCTGAACTTCGTGTGATCGAAGAGCATTTGGTCGGTTGTGATTTATGCGCTGCCGCAGTAGAAGGATTTGCAGGAATGGAGCGTCCCGATGCCCTGAAGGATATTGCAGCAGCAAGGCCGGTTGCTGTTAAAACAAATTTTTCTTCCTTATGGACCATTTCCATCGTGTTGGTGGTGTTGTTTATCATCGGTTGGTGGGGATCTGCTCTTGTGGATAAAAAGGAGGCAGGAGATATGGAGAAGGGAGCAGTAACACCGTCCAGTATTTTAGTCGTTGATTCTATAGGTGCGATGCCGGACTCCGTGGTGCTGCAGGTCGAATCCGGGGAAGCAGATGCTGTAGCAAGAGGGGAGAAGGAGCCGGAGAAAATTCCGGAGCAGAGTCAGCGGTGGACAGAAGAATTGTTTGCTATCGAAAAGAGAAATATTCAACCTGCAAATTTCAATAAGCCGGAATATCGGGTGAGCGGCAGACCTGAAGTGCCGATTATTTATATGAACAATTTAAAGGTCATGGATTTCTCCGGGAAGTATGCTATAGCCGAACAGATATTTGAAGTCCCACAAAATCTCCATCCCCGCTTTGCAAACGCAAGAGAGTCCGGACAAGAATCGCTTCAGGCAGATCAGGACACGGTCTTTTACCGCGAATTACTGCGTTCCGCCTTGTTGGCATTTGGACGCGATGATTTCAATCAGACCATAGAGCAGCTTTCGATTATTTTACAGAAATATCCGGAAGATGATAATGCATTGTTCTATTCCGCTTTTTCATTTGCGCAGCAGGGGAACCTGAACAAGGCGATCGGATTGTTTAAACGGCTTACGGTGAAAAAGCATTCGGCATTTATAGAAGAAGCTTCCTTTCATCTCGCAGAAACTTATCGACAAAACGGCAATGTGAAAGAGTCGGAGGTGTTGTTTAAACGAATTGCTGCAGGAGAGGGATTCTATGCCGGACAAGCAAAATTGAAATTAGCCGAATGA
- a CDS encoding type II toxin-antitoxin system death-on-curing family toxin, protein MIDISTVERIHNILIDRFGGSKGIRDSTSLKSALARPFATYDQKDLYPEVIDKAAALFESMIINHPFMDGNKRISYVLMRLLLLEGDLDIDASQEEKYNFVLMASKGEIRYEEIKDWITNNSRRRNESAG, encoded by the coding sequence ATGATCGACATCAGTACTGTTGAAAGAATTCATAATATTCTTATAGATAGATTTGGCGGAAGTAAAGGAATTCGGGATAGTACATCCTTGAAGTCGGCCTTAGCAAGACCCTTTGCGACATATGACCAAAAGGATCTATATCCGGAAGTCATAGATAAAGCTGCTGCACTATTCGAAAGTATGATAATTAATCATCCTTTTATGGATGGCAATAAACGTATTTCTTATGTATTGATGCGATTATTATTGTTAGAAGGAGATTTAGACATTGATGCCTCTCAGGAAGAGAAATATAATTTTGTTCTTATGGCAAGCAAAGGCGAAATTCGTTACGAAGAAATTAAAGACTGGATTACAAATAATTCACGCAGAAGAAACGAATCTGCAGGGTAG
- a CDS encoding type II toxin-antitoxin system RelE/ParE family toxin, whose protein sequence is MVEVRVTEKAYLDISAIGDFISRDSEKYAKATIQSFFEAIKYLEEFPELGRIVPEVKIKSIREIILGNYRIINWIISKKRVDVIAIHHSAPSFNSETY, encoded by the coding sequence ATGGTTGAAGTAAGAGTAACTGAAAAAGCATACCTCGACATTTCTGCTATTGGAGACTTTATTTCTCGTGATTCAGAAAAATATGCAAAAGCTACTATTCAAAGTTTTTTTGAAGCAATAAAGTATCTGGAAGAATTTCCAGAATTAGGAAGAATTGTCCCGGAAGTAAAGATTAAATCCATTCGTGAAATAATTCTTGGAAATTACAGAATTATTAATTGGATCATCTCTAAGAAGAGAGTAGACGTAATAGCTATTCATCATTCTGCTCCAAGTTTTAACTCAGAAACATATTAA
- a CDS encoding T9SS type A sorting domain-containing protein, which produces MDSTGNFQWAKEVPNSTGGIVGDFYPASRKCLAYDPAGRILLAGNLRGSIDWGNGVLVNNGTLSQGQLDLVAFDISGLAMWAKNITGNTFTEMHAVVFNDGNWYFSASHNAETGIAFDTVNVDFLHPQNMMLAKLNNNMTTGIPGADKNAPALAVFPNPSNGEINLPEQWIGNGSIDVFNSSGQMIKQVNNPSKTIQLNSLSAGLYLLKRTMNRFAFCSNRRLIY; this is translated from the coding sequence GTGGACAGTACCGGCAACTTTCAATGGGCGAAGGAAGTTCCGAATTCAACAGGAGGTATTGTAGGCGATTTTTATCCTGCATCTCGAAAATGTCTGGCGTATGATCCCGCAGGAAGAATACTTCTCGCCGGAAATTTGAGAGGCAGTATTGACTGGGGAAATGGCGTTCTTGTCAATAACGGCACACTTTCACAAGGTCAGCTCGATCTGGTCGCTTTCGATATTTCGGGTCTTGCGATGTGGGCTAAAAATATTACAGGAAACACTTTCACCGAAATGCACGCTGTAGTTTTCAATGATGGTAACTGGTATTTCTCTGCTTCGCATAATGCAGAAACCGGTATTGCCTTTGACACGGTGAATGTTGATTTCCTTCATCCGCAAAACATGATGCTGGCCAAACTCAACAACAACATGACCACAGGCATTCCGGGAGCGGATAAAAATGCACCGGCACTTGCAGTCTTTCCAAACCCATCCAACGGAGAGATTAACCTTCCCGAACAATGGATTGGAAATGGAAGTATTGATGTATTTAATTCCTCCGGTCAGATGATAAAACAAGTGAACAACCCATCGAAAACGATACAACTCAACTCTCTTTCAGCAGGATTATACTTACTCAAAAGAACAATGAATCGATTCGCATTCTGCTCCAATAGGCGGCTGATTTATTGA
- a CDS encoding M61 family metallopeptidase has product MKYKIKSPLPQSRYIAIEASKHVEQAGPLDFQLSSWRPGRYELGNFAKNVRGLKATSGNGAELSIHKIAKDRWRIEEAAVGEVILSYEYFAAQPDAGACWTDDQLLYVNPVHCMIYDANRLDEECTVHLLSHSDWQSACALPEQSENVLHAKDVHELLDSPFFAAKALHHRSYSVNDYVFHIWLYGEARPDWNKILHDFEAFTKVQLEMMQAFPVPEFHFWSSYFLSHFTMVWSILQVLCLALGPGYKLMQKEMYTDLLGVASHELFHAWNVKTLRPKDFVVYDYTRENYSRLGWVYEGFTTYYGDLFLARSGYFNTDEFFSEINQRLQRHFDNYGRYNSSVAESSFDTWLDGYVPGAPARKTSIYDEGCLIALLLDLYIRRSSDGKHALDDLFKQLYHDFAPGGKGYRESDVLRLAISYSDAGVEKIFDKCIHSRSGYESMLQELLPYAGCWVNTKPSRFIHEQWFGFRIIVENGISKVGTVLPGSPAEIEGLAKDDEIISCNGWKVEGNLSELCGLSEGKCELMIFSQRRQKNIRLEKSSKRWLDTVGLSKIQDADHFARQAFTGWTGMPW; this is encoded by the coding sequence ATGAAATACAAAATAAAATCGCCATTACCCCAATCACGTTATATTGCTATTGAAGCTTCTAAACATGTTGAACAAGCCGGTCCTCTGGATTTTCAATTGTCATCATGGCGTCCCGGGCGATATGAGCTGGGGAATTTTGCGAAGAATGTCCGCGGATTAAAAGCGACTTCCGGTAATGGGGCAGAGTTGTCTATACATAAAATTGCAAAGGATCGCTGGCGTATAGAGGAGGCTGCGGTGGGTGAAGTTATATTGTCTTATGAGTACTTCGCAGCACAGCCGGATGCAGGTGCCTGTTGGACAGATGATCAATTGCTCTATGTGAATCCTGTGCATTGTATGATTTATGATGCCAACAGGTTGGATGAAGAGTGTACGGTACACTTACTCAGCCACTCGGATTGGCAAAGTGCCTGTGCATTGCCTGAACAAAGCGAGAACGTCCTACATGCTAAGGATGTTCATGAATTGTTGGATAGTCCGTTCTTTGCAGCGAAAGCATTGCATCACCGTAGTTATTCCGTGAATGATTATGTTTTTCATATTTGGTTGTATGGTGAAGCACGGCCGGACTGGAATAAAATTCTACACGACTTCGAAGCGTTTACAAAAGTGCAACTGGAGATGATGCAGGCGTTTCCGGTTCCTGAATTTCATTTCTGGTCCTCTTACTTCCTTTCCCATTTTACCATGGTGTGGAGCATACTGCAAGTACTGTGTTTGGCGCTCGGTCCCGGTTATAAATTGATGCAAAAAGAAATGTATACCGATTTGCTAGGAGTCGCTTCTCATGAATTGTTTCATGCGTGGAATGTAAAAACGCTGCGTCCAAAAGATTTTGTAGTGTATGATTATACCAGGGAAAATTACAGCCGTCTCGGATGGGTGTATGAAGGATTTACCACCTACTATGGTGATTTGTTTCTAGCAAGAAGCGGTTACTTTAATACCGATGAATTTTTTAGTGAAATCAATCAGCGGTTACAACGGCATTTTGATAATTATGGTCGTTACAACAGCTCAGTAGCGGAAAGTAGTTTCGATACCTGGCTGGATGGATATGTTCCGGGAGCGCCGGCAAGAAAGACGTCCATCTATGATGAGGGTTGTCTGATCGCATTGCTTCTCGATTTATATATCCGGCGCAGCAGTGATGGAAAACATGCTCTGGATGATTTATTCAAACAACTCTATCACGATTTTGCGCCCGGTGGAAAGGGGTATAGGGAATCGGATGTGCTGCGCCTGGCGATTTCTTATTCGGATGCCGGTGTGGAGAAGATTTTTGATAAATGTATTCATTCGCGATCGGGATATGAATCCATGCTGCAAGAGCTTTTACCCTATGCCGGTTGTTGGGTCAACACTAAACCTTCTCGCTTTATACATGAACAATGGTTTGGATTCAGGATTATTGTGGAGAATGGAATATCGAAAGTAGGGACTGTGCTGCCCGGTTCTCCTGCTGAAATAGAAGGTTTAGCGAAAGACGATGAAATAATTTCCTGCAATGGCTGGAAAGTAGAAGGAAATCTGAGTGAGCTTTGTGGATTATCAGAGGGGAAATGTGAGTTGATGATTTTTTCTCAGCGCAGGCAAAAAAATATCCGACTGGAAAAGTCTTCGAAGCGTTGGTTGGATACTGTCGGACTTTCAAAGATTCAGGATGCAGATCATTTCGCCCGTCAGGCCTTTACCGGATGGACAGGCATGCCCTGGTAG